AATATTGAAGCAGGAAGGAATATCGTGCTCAACGGACACGGGTTCTATGGTTATTTTGAGCATATGAAGCAAAAACCATTTGAGGTTAATGTGCAGCGTCCCGAAAATTTTTACGGTTCTTCTGCCCTCAACCCCGTTCGGACAACAAATGATTCCGACACCTACACCACCGTTTCCTATAATCACCTGGTCGATACGCCGATGATGTATTGCAAACCTGATACTACCGTCATACAGGTAGCCGGGGCTGAAGTACTGATCTCGGTATTTTCACCATCCGGCAATATACAATCTAAATTTCTGGGAGAAAAATTCGCCCCATTACTCAAAGCTCAAAAAGATTACCTGGGTGGAAAGCTTCCCGTTGATAAATACGCATTTGTCATGTATTTTCTCTCTCCTGAAATGCAAACCGTTGGTACCGGGGCGCTGGAGCACAATTACTCCTCCTTTTATGTACTGCCTGATATGCCTCAGGAGCAAATAGCCCCATTTATCGTGAATATCGCCGCACACGAATTTTTTCACATAGTAACCCCATTGAACATACACTCCAAGGAGATCCATTATTTTGATTTCAACGATCCTGATATGTCCCGGCATTTATGGATGTACGAAGGGGTAACCGAGTATTTCGCCCACCATGTTCAGTTGACTTCAGGGCTGGCCAATCTGGATCAATTTTTAAACACCATGGCCCAGAAAATCTTCCAAACCCAAACGATCTATAATGACCATCTCGCCTTTACAGAAATGAGTCGAAATTGCCTCAAAAAATACAGCAATGAATATGGAAATGTTTATGAAAAAGGAGCCTTAATAGGCCTAGGTCTGGATATTGAACTAAGAAAGCTTTCAAATGGGGATTACGGTCTGGTAGACATGATGCATGAACTGGCCGAAAAATTCGGGAACGATAAACCTTTCAATGACAAAAAACTATTCCGGGAGATCCGGAAGATTACCTATCCGGAAATTGGTAAATTCCTAAAAACCTACGTTGGGGGTAAAACGCCCCTGCCCCTTGAAGCAATTTTCAGCAGCATAGGGGTCCGATACCAGGCCCCTGAAAAATTTATGGACTTTACTATCGGCAATGTAGGCATTGGGGTCGATCCTGAGACCAACCGTATGTTCGTTCAGGGGATCCAGAACCTGAATGCGTTTGGGAAAGCTCTGGGGTACCAGGATGGGGATGTATTCCATAAATTGAACGGAGATCTTGTACCCGAATCAGGTTTCCAGCAGTTCTTTGCTGAGGTGATGTCTAAAATGAAAGAAGGGGACCTTTTCGAAGCAGAAGTTTATAGGAAAGATAAAAACGGAGTAGAAAAACTGGTGGTGCTATCTGCCAAAACCATCAAGGTTGAAAAGACCCGGCCACCTAAACTGACGCCTTCTGAAAACCCGACCGCAGCTCAGCTAAAATTGCGGAGAGACTGGATGGGGCACTAGGATACATAACCATTTTGATTTAATATGAGTCATCCCGAATTTTGCCGATCGGCAAAGTTCGGGATTTTTTTATTTACAAAACGTCAGTATTTTCAGATCGATCTACTTCCTTAACCTTAAGAACATTTTCTTTATCTTTGGTCAATTCGAGTGCCTCGTCGTTTTGGTTGAGGTCCAAACCTCCTAAAAGAGGGGCTTTCAGAAGTTTGATCTCCTTCTTTTCGGAGGAGGACTCCCCATCTACGCTTTTCACTTCCAGGCTTGCCCATTGACGACCAACCAAAATGGTGAAAACTCCAAAACCGACCAGTTTGAATACCAGGAAAAAATTCCCACCATCAATCCCCGGAAGAAAAAGTCCGATAATGCTTAAAATGAATAAAACGGTGGAAGCCACCAAGAGGGCGAATCCTACCACAGAAACGACAGGGGCGATTTTTTTTCGGTTTTCTTTATCCTTAATTTTATCAAAAAGCTGGTGTATCCTGGCACGCATAGGCTATTTTTTATCACCACACTATAATTTCAGATTATTCGTAAAAAATGAAAAAGCCAAAATAATGTGCAGTCCTTTTACGGGAGATTTCCATAAATAAATATACGCGTAACCTCGCTAATTTCCAATTAATCCTGCACCTTTTCAGGTCTGGAGTACCCCGGGATTAAATTTCTCCACCGGTGCATTATTCGCCATTTTTATCCCTTCAGAAATCCATTTTCTGGTATCTATTGGATCGATGATCGCATCCACCCATAAGCGTGAAGCAGCGTAATAAGGAGTCGTTTGTGTTTCGTAACGCTGGTTAATTTCATCCAGCAGTTCATTTTCCTGGGCCTCCGAAATCTCCTGACCACGGGCCTTCATCCCTGCCGTCTGGATCTGCAACAAGGTTTTGGCCGCCTGGGCCCCGCCCATCACCGCAATTTTTGCAGTAGGCCAGGCCACAATAAGTCTCGGGTCATAAGCCTTTCCGCACATAGCATAATTGCCTGCTCCGTAAGAATTTCCCATTACGATGGTGAACTTTGGGACCGTAGAGTTGGAAACAGCGCTCACCATTTTTGCGCCATCCTTGATAATGCCTCCCTGCTCCGATCGGCTCCCGACCATAAACCCGGTGACATCCTGCAGGAAAACCAGGGGAATTTTCTTCTGGTTGCAATTCATGATGAAACGCGCTGCTTTGTCCGCAGAATCGGAATAAATGACTCCGCCGAACTGCATCTCACCTTTAGCACTTTTTACCAGCTCACGGCTATTGGCTACAATGCCAACGGCCCAACCATCGATCCGGGCATAAGCACAAATGATGGTTTTCCCGTAATCCTTTTTATAAAAAGTAAGTTTGGAATCGTCCACCAGGCGCTTGAGAATTTCCTCTGAATTATAAGGTTTGCCCCTGTCCTCGGGAAAATAATCATACAGTTCTTTTGGATCGAATTGTGGCGGTTTCGAGGCTTCACGGCTAAAACCCGCCGATTCAAAAGTACCAAACTTATCCATGAGATCCCTGATGGTCGCCAGGCAGGTAGCATCATCAGGCATTTTATAATCCGTTACGCCTGAAATGTCACTTTGGGTGGTGGCTCCCCCAAGGGTTTCTTTGTCAACGTCCTCCCCTATTGCGGCCCTGACGAGATAAGGACCCGCCAGAAAAATGGAACCCGTTCCTTCCACAATTAACGCTTCATCGGACATGATAGGAAGGTAAGCGCCTCCGGCCACGCAACTGCCCATGATGGCTGAAATTTGAGGTACCCCCATAGAAGACATTTTCGCATTATTCCTGAAGATACGTCCAAAATGCTCCTTGTCTGGAAAAATTTCATCCTGCATGGGCAAAAACACTCCGGCACTATCGACCAGGTAGATGATCGGCAATCTGTTTTCCATGGCAATTTCCTGCATTCTCAGGTTTTTCTTTGCCGCCATGGGAAACCAGGCCCCGGCCTTTACCGTTGCATCATTGGCCACAATGATACATTGCCTCCCACTTACATATCCTATTCCCGCCACTACACCGGCAGCCGGACACCCACCATATTCAACATACATCTCAAACGCGGCAAAAGCACCTATCTCGAGAAATTCACTGCCTTCGTCAATAAGGGCATTAATCCGCTCCCTTGCGGTCATCTTACCTTGTTCATGTTGTTTGGCAATACGCTTTTCACCTCCCCCGAGATAGATCTTCTCAAGACGGTGGTTCATTTTTGCCACCAACAATTGCATGGCATCATGGTTCTTGCTTTTTTCAATATCTATTTTTGGCATATTGTTTATTTTACGGATGCCAAAAATAAGAAGAATTATTATAGGAAAAGACTATTAAAGAGGAGAATGCAGAGAAGGAACAGGCAAAACAA
This sequence is a window from Lewinellaceae bacterium. Protein-coding genes within it:
- a CDS encoding peptidase M61, encoding MKKFEITLFCLLLVIGSLSATNDPEPLVNNGYRYFVDLDNIENDKVPVELIAPKIDKPTITFFMPKIIPGTYTIYDFGRFVSDFHAFDQKGNELPVTHSDVNAWIIGNARSLYKISYKVDDTFDNNPGKPVYGMSGTNIEAGRNIVLNGHGFYGYFEHMKQKPFEVNVQRPENFYGSSALNPVRTTNDSDTYTTVSYNHLVDTPMMYCKPDTTVIQVAGAEVLISVFSPSGNIQSKFLGEKFAPLLKAQKDYLGGKLPVDKYAFVMYFLSPEMQTVGTGALEHNYSSFYVLPDMPQEQIAPFIVNIAAHEFFHIVTPLNIHSKEIHYFDFNDPDMSRHLWMYEGVTEYFAHHVQLTSGLANLDQFLNTMAQKIFQTQTIYNDHLAFTEMSRNCLKKYSNEYGNVYEKGALIGLGLDIELRKLSNGDYGLVDMMHELAEKFGNDKPFNDKKLFREIRKITYPEIGKFLKTYVGGKTPLPLEAIFSSIGVRYQAPEKFMDFTIGNVGIGVDPETNRMFVQGIQNLNAFGKALGYQDGDVFHKLNGDLVPESGFQQFFAEVMSKMKEGDLFEAEVYRKDKNGVEKLVVLSAKTIKVEKTRPPKLTPSENPTAAQLKLRRDWMGH
- a CDS encoding acyl-CoA carboxylase subunit beta is translated as MPKIDIEKSKNHDAMQLLVAKMNHRLEKIYLGGGEKRIAKQHEQGKMTARERINALIDEGSEFLEIGAFAAFEMYVEYGGCPAAGVVAGIGYVSGRQCIIVANDATVKAGAWFPMAAKKNLRMQEIAMENRLPIIYLVDSAGVFLPMQDEIFPDKEHFGRIFRNNAKMSSMGVPQISAIMGSCVAGGAYLPIMSDEALIVEGTGSIFLAGPYLVRAAIGEDVDKETLGGATTQSDISGVTDYKMPDDATCLATIRDLMDKFGTFESAGFSREASKPPQFDPKELYDYFPEDRGKPYNSEEILKRLVDDSKLTFYKKDYGKTIICAYARIDGWAVGIVANSRELVKSAKGEMQFGGVIYSDSADKAARFIMNCNQKKIPLVFLQDVTGFMVGSRSEQGGIIKDGAKMVSAVSNSTVPKFTIVMGNSYGAGNYAMCGKAYDPRLIVAWPTAKIAVMGGAQAAKTLLQIQTAGMKARGQEISEAQENELLDEINQRYETQTTPYYAASRLWVDAIIDPIDTRKWISEGIKMANNAPVEKFNPGVLQT